Proteins encoded within one genomic window of Gemmatimonadales bacterium:
- a CDS encoding ABC transporter permease: MIRLLDQLARDTRLAFRTFARFPLFTATAVLTVGLGMGFNTSLFSVMHAVLFRPLPVAEPETLRSLFVEIHGGRGRASFNGPGGLSFQELAAFRAASTTSDIAGVATTQLSWQKGEVQSLQAQLASDNLLPMLGARPVLGRFFSADETVHPGSAPVAVLSHRFWTVELGGDPAVLGTTLTLNRTPFTVIGVADERTRGPLMEGADLWIPLSMQRLTRPGESLIDQPDVSWIQVFARAKGGASDVGMTAELQLLAERTVNAGADARISASVVPATFLAVPKARRAAVPGMALLWVAFGLILIVACANVANMLMARGLARQREFAIRRAVGADRQGIIRLLLVESAWLGLLGGALGLSLAFGAGRLASLVIPASIDLQFDFSPDPTVLGFAALMSLVSGLAFGFLPALQSTGFELSPSLKSDGLASAGRARFRVQHLLVGVQVAACVVLLVNAGLVVRSMRHALTMDVGKPLDRLVIGSFDLRQQQYDSVAAELFFNRLTERMRSEPGVVAASTSFLQPAISNASNVIRVDDGSGTPGELFQVAFDEVGADYFATAGLPILAGRSFTEAEVKRGDAVALVDQRFADERLPGRAIGRRIVIGDLRGGSEVYEIIGVVSSTRPLDAGRRPMPTYYRPIQGLRYMEATIQVRHQGDDAATIAAIRRAAAEIDPNLLVKTSTIEQNVQQALLPVRIVSYVLTALGALALILATVGLFGVIAFAVGRRAREIAIRVALGAAPGRVLGLVVRQGVGPIVGGGAVGLALAVAGGFLIRRILYGMSPVDPVTLGAVIILVALAAVVAFWIPTRRAIAVQPASVLRQD; encoded by the coding sequence ATGATCCGACTCCTCGACCAACTCGCCCGCGACACCCGGCTAGCCTTCCGGACCTTCGCCCGGTTCCCGCTCTTCACGGCCACCGCCGTGCTAACCGTCGGGCTCGGCATGGGCTTCAACACCTCGCTCTTCTCGGTCATGCACGCCGTGCTCTTCCGCCCCCTCCCGGTGGCCGAGCCCGAGACCCTGCGGAGCCTCTTCGTCGAAATCCACGGCGGCCGCGGTCGCGCCTCCTTCAACGGCCCGGGCGGCCTCTCGTTCCAGGAACTGGCCGCCTTCCGCGCCGCGTCGACCACCTCGGACATAGCCGGCGTCGCCACCACCCAGCTCAGCTGGCAAAAGGGCGAAGTCCAAAGCCTCCAGGCCCAGCTCGCCTCTGATAACCTCCTCCCCATGCTCGGCGCACGGCCGGTCCTGGGGCGCTTCTTTTCCGCCGACGAGACGGTCCACCCGGGCAGCGCACCTGTCGCCGTGCTGAGCCACCGGTTCTGGACGGTCGAGCTGGGCGGCGACCCCGCCGTCCTCGGGACCACGCTGACCCTGAACCGCACCCCGTTCACCGTCATTGGCGTCGCAGACGAACGCACCCGTGGCCCCCTGATGGAGGGCGCCGACCTCTGGATCCCGCTTTCGATGCAACGACTCACCCGGCCCGGCGAATCCCTGATCGACCAGCCGGACGTGTCGTGGATCCAGGTCTTTGCCCGCGCCAAGGGCGGCGCCAGCGATGTCGGGATGACCGCCGAGTTGCAACTGCTCGCGGAGAGGACCGTCAATGCCGGGGCCGATGCCCGGATCAGTGCCTCCGTGGTGCCGGCCACGTTCCTGGCCGTGCCGAAGGCGCGCCGCGCCGCCGTGCCCGGAATGGCCCTCCTCTGGGTCGCCTTCGGGTTAATCCTGATCGTGGCCTGCGCCAACGTTGCCAACATGCTGATGGCCCGCGGCCTGGCCCGACAGCGGGAGTTTGCCATCCGCCGCGCCGTCGGTGCCGACCGGCAGGGCATCATCCGCCTGCTGCTGGTCGAAAGCGCCTGGCTCGGCCTGCTGGGCGGCGCGTTGGGGCTGTCGCTGGCGTTTGGGGCAGGGCGACTGGCCAGTCTCGTCATCCCGGCCTCGATCGACCTCCAGTTCGACTTCTCCCCCGATCCGACCGTGCTGGGCTTTGCCGCGCTGATGTCCCTCGTCTCGGGACTCGCCTTCGGATTCCTCCCGGCACTCCAGTCGACCGGCTTCGAGCTCTCGCCCAGCCTCAAGAGCGATGGCCTCGCCTCCGCTGGCCGCGCCAGGTTCCGGGTCCAGCACCTGCTGGTTGGTGTGCAGGTGGCCGCCTGTGTCGTGCTGCTGGTCAACGCCGGACTGGTGGTGCGCAGCATGCGCCACGCCCTCACGATGGATGTCGGCAAGCCGCTCGACCGGCTGGTGATCGGTTCCTTCGACCTGCGCCAGCAGCAGTATGACTCGGTGGCCGCCGAGCTGTTCTTCAACCGGCTGACGGAGCGGATGCGGAGCGAGCCGGGCGTGGTCGCTGCCAGCACCAGCTTTCTCCAGCCCGCCATCTCCAATGCGAGCAACGTGATCCGGGTTGACGACGGCTCGGGTACACCGGGCGAGCTCTTCCAGGTGGCCTTCGACGAGGTCGGCGCCGACTACTTCGCCACGGCCGGGCTCCCGATCCTCGCGGGCCGAAGCTTCACCGAGGCCGAGGTCAAACGGGGCGACGCGGTCGCACTGGTCGACCAGCGCTTTGCCGACGAACGGCTCCCGGGCCGAGCTATCGGGCGGCGAATCGTGATCGGCGACCTGCGCGGCGGCTCCGAGGTGTACGAGATCATCGGCGTCGTCAGCAGCACCCGCCCCCTCGACGCAGGCCGCCGTCCGATGCCCACCTACTACCGGCCGATCCAGGGCCTCCGCTACATGGAGGCCACCATTCAAGTGCGCCACCAGGGCGACGACGCAGCCACCATCGCCGCGATCCGTCGTGCCGCCGCTGAGATCGACCCCAACCTGCTGGTCAAGACGAGCACGATCGAGCAGAATGTGCAGCAAGCGCTGCTGCCGGTGCGGATCGTCTCCTACGTGCTCACGGCGCTCGGTGCGCTGGCCCTGATCCTCGCGACGGTCGGCCTGTTCGGGGTGATCGCCTTCGCGGTCGGCCGCCGCGCCCGCGAAATCGCCATCCGTGTCGCACTCGGCGCAGCCCCGGGCCGAGTCCTCGGTCTCGTCGTGCGACAGGGCGTGGGGCCGATCGTGGGGGGCGGGGCAGTGGGCCTCGCGCTGGCGGTCGCGGGCGGCTTCCTGATCCGCCGAATTCTCTACGGCATGAGCCCGGTCGATCCCGTCACGCTCGGCGCCGTCATCATCCTCGTCGCGCTTGCCGCGGTCGTAGCGTTCTGGATCCCGACCCGCCGTGCGATTGCCGTGCAGCCGGCCTCCGTGCTGCGACAGGACTAG
- a CDS encoding Ig-like domain-containing protein has product MPYFRLALVAVFVLLAGAGCGGDEPSRPTPPPPLPGVSTIAIASPGGTVLSALGDTLRLTATPRAANGSAVAGAEVVWTSSSPEVASVTSTGLVTAIGNGSATMTAAVGSVTATVAVTVEQAVASVVVSPEAWAPTALQLTQQFTATARDANENPIAGAVFVWQADQGGPVTVTPEGLATAERVGTTSLRATVAGGTGTAAIDVTQVLASVAVAPASWQPTALGAQQQFTATALDANDQPIADAVVAWELADDSTVTVTATGLATAQQVGSTLLRAVVEDREGAAEIEVTQQLASVEVTPASWQPTALGAEQGLTVAGKDANGRPLTDWEVIWRSSDTTVVTVSADGVMRSVRQGSAVVVGETSAGSTEIPVQVTQVIAALALSPGHDTLYTAGDTLQVVPRATDANGALIEGLGYTWTTSAPGVATVSSSGLATAVAPGVALIRAVTPGRAAEARITVLGTPPPAAVSLEVTPGDWTATALGERTTLGVVAFAANGAEVAVSTPLWQSSNPAVASVDAQGEVTAMSSGSATITATLGALSSTASVVVDPTGAIANGVVWTVYLPRLVEAPAIVTGGRLVTPATGSAAPWTDDGVARFQWEAERIAILSDVSGGQGTLRVRDRVGEWETLVVATAADFQLEGNLIGVRHGNGSVRVKSGINGAWTVVASGGVAKFQLEGNRIGLLDANGDFRVRDGLSGAWTTLVAGTARDFQLEGNRIGVLQEGGVFRVKDGINGAWTVLDASTAASFQLAGNRIALLRTNGELRAKDGISGTWAVLATGGFAKYQLDGNRIGAMRSNGSFYVKDGLQGAWTTLASVGATDFHLNKGRIGVVLNGNRVRVKRGSPSAPWTTDTTVAGPVTRFHAAVAVPMPPYRTTVASYKTLMAGCQADCIRDAYIPFEWLTIPVPFYGRNCGHGRPAEGKSQLSVDGMDYLCYHHDRQTSWYGNATGTIGNDFAGACIVRYGLLNARLTRDGNVLTPGSSAYKQAWGLFPRTAEAVRRYLNWTLSCTTGHMNSFVQDTRLGL; this is encoded by the coding sequence ATGCCGTACTTTCGCCTCGCACTCGTTGCGGTGTTCGTCCTGCTCGCAGGTGCCGGCTGCGGCGGTGACGAACCCTCCCGACCGACCCCGCCGCCCCCACTTCCTGGCGTCTCGACGATTGCCATTGCGAGCCCTGGCGGCACGGTACTCTCCGCGTTGGGTGACACCCTCCGCCTGACCGCGACACCCCGCGCCGCCAACGGCAGCGCTGTGGCCGGCGCGGAGGTTGTCTGGACCTCCTCGAGTCCTGAGGTCGCCAGTGTCACGTCGACGGGCCTGGTGACGGCCATCGGCAACGGGTCGGCGACCATGACTGCGGCCGTCGGCAGCGTCACGGCCACGGTCGCGGTCACGGTCGAGCAGGCGGTCGCGTCGGTCGTGGTCTCGCCGGAGGCCTGGGCACCGACGGCGTTGCAGCTGACCCAGCAGTTCACCGCGACCGCCCGCGACGCCAACGAGAACCCAATTGCCGGAGCCGTATTTGTCTGGCAGGCGGACCAGGGCGGCCCGGTCACCGTCACCCCGGAAGGACTGGCCACGGCAGAGCGGGTCGGTACCACCTCGCTTCGGGCGACCGTGGCCGGGGGGACGGGCACCGCGGCTATCGACGTCACCCAGGTGCTCGCGTCCGTGGCGGTGGCCCCAGCCTCCTGGCAGCCAACCGCACTCGGTGCGCAGCAGCAGTTCACCGCGACCGCCCTGGATGCCAACGATCAGCCCATTGCCGACGCGGTCGTCGCGTGGGAACTTGCCGACGACAGCACCGTCACGGTCACAGCGACGGGTCTCGCGACTGCGCAGCAGGTCGGTTCAACCCTGCTGCGAGCGGTGGTCGAGGATCGCGAAGGCGCGGCCGAGATCGAGGTGACCCAGCAGCTGGCCAGCGTGGAAGTGACCCCGGCGTCCTGGCAACCGACCGCGCTCGGCGCGGAGCAGGGACTCACGGTCGCGGGTAAGGACGCCAACGGACGGCCGCTCACCGACTGGGAGGTGATCTGGCGCTCCTCCGATACCACGGTCGTGACCGTCTCGGCCGATGGCGTGATGCGCTCGGTCAGGCAGGGCAGCGCGGTCGTCGTCGGCGAGACGAGCGCGGGCAGCACCGAGATTCCGGTGCAGGTAACCCAGGTGATTGCTGCGCTGGCCCTCTCGCCCGGGCACGATACCCTCTACACCGCGGGCGACACCCTGCAGGTCGTGCCCCGCGCCACCGATGCCAACGGCGCTCTGATCGAAGGGCTGGGCTACACCTGGACCACATCGGCGCCGGGCGTGGCAACGGTGTCGTCGAGCGGCCTCGCGACCGCAGTTGCCCCAGGTGTTGCCCTGATCAGGGCGGTCACTCCGGGACGTGCGGCCGAGGCCAGGATCACGGTGCTTGGTACGCCGCCGCCGGCTGCCGTGTCGCTCGAGGTAACCCCCGGGGACTGGACGGCGACTGCTCTCGGTGAACGGACCACCCTGGGCGTGGTAGCGTTCGCCGCCAACGGTGCGGAGGTGGCGGTGTCCACGCCTCTCTGGCAGAGCTCGAATCCCGCAGTGGCCTCGGTAGACGCGCAGGGCGAGGTGACCGCCATGAGCAGCGGCTCCGCTACGATTACGGCCACCCTGGGCGCACTCAGCAGCACAGCCTCGGTGGTGGTCGACCCGACCGGCGCGATTGCCAACGGCGTGGTCTGGACCGTCTACCTCCCGCGCCTGGTCGAGGCGCCAGCGATCGTAACTGGCGGGCGGCTGGTCACCCCGGCAACGGGATCTGCCGCGCCCTGGACCGACGACGGCGTGGCCCGTTTCCAGTGGGAGGCGGAGCGCATCGCGATCCTGAGCGACGTGAGCGGCGGGCAGGGCACACTGCGGGTGCGCGACCGAGTCGGAGAGTGGGAAACGCTGGTCGTCGCGACCGCCGCCGATTTTCAGCTCGAGGGCAACCTGATCGGCGTGCGCCATGGTAACGGCAGCGTCCGGGTCAAGAGCGGCATCAACGGCGCCTGGACGGTTGTTGCCAGCGGTGGAGTGGCGAAATTCCAGCTCGAGGGCAACCGTATCGGACTGCTCGACGCCAACGGCGACTTCCGGGTGCGCGACGGCTTGAGCGGCGCCTGGACCACGCTCGTAGCCGGCACCGCTCGTGACTTTCAGCTCGAAGGCAACCGCATCGGCGTACTGCAGGAGGGCGGAGTCTTTCGAGTCAAGGACGGCATCAACGGCGCCTGGACCGTGCTCGATGCGAGTACGGCCGCGTCGTTCCAGCTCGCGGGCAATCGGATTGCGCTGCTCCGGACCAACGGCGAGTTGCGCGCTAAGGACGGCATTTCCGGTACCTGGGCGGTGCTGGCAACGGGCGGATTCGCGAAGTATCAGCTCGATGGCAATCGGATCGGTGCTATGCGGTCGAACGGATCGTTCTACGTGAAGGACGGTCTGCAAGGCGCCTGGACGACGCTGGCCTCCGTGGGAGCTACCGACTTTCACCTCAACAAGGGGCGGATCGGTGTGGTGCTGAACGGCAATCGGGTGCGCGTCAAGCGGGGAAGTCCCTCGGCCCCGTGGACCACCGATACGACCGTCGCGGGCCCTGTCACCCGGTTCCACGCTGCCGTGGCCGTGCCGATGCCTCCGTACCGGACCACGGTAGCGAGCTACAAAACGCTCATGGCGGGTTGTCAGGCAGACTGCATTCGGGATGCCTATATCCCGTTCGAGTGGCTGACGATTCCGGTCCCCTTCTATGGACGCAACTGCGGGCATGGGCGGCCGGCTGAGGGCAAGTCGCAGCTGTCGGTCGACGGTATGGACTATCTCTGCTACCACCATGACCGCCAGACGAGCTGGTACGGCAACGCAACCGGCACGATCGGCAACGATTTCGCCGGAGCCTGCATCGTTCGGTACGGATTGCTCAATGCGCGCTTGACCCGAGATGGCAACGTGCTGACGCCGGGGTCCTCGGCCTACAAGCAGGCGTGGGGTCTCTTTCCGAGGACGGCCGAGGCGGTGCGCCGGTACCTCAACTGGACCCTGAGCTGTACCACCGGGCACATGAACAGCTTCGTGCAGGACACTCGCCTCGGACTCTGA
- a CDS encoding FAD-dependent oxidoreductase, with amino-acid sequence MTDTDPSLPADVSRREFLKVGGVAAAAGLVGTACTAPPNAGGTVAATDSTAPESGPRRQSVSVDVCVVGAGFAGLAAAHAVKAAGKTVLVLEARDRVGGRTLTIQLPGGGWVDEGGQWAGAGHDRFYHWIKATGKTTYPSPNFGESIVYGPALKQHQRVGDDWSVLPGYARVEAIKTRLQGMADSLDPAAPWSHPEARAWDGITLAQWLAQNVREPNIRDFLVADMSYACASPEQISVLSFLSLVKQCVSFDKLNGFEDAAQQDRVVGGVQPVATGMADLLGASNIRLRNPVRRVRWSETEATVSTDAVDVKARHVIFAGPPSLMGAIEFAPSLPLARAQITQHWPQGLVIKVGMVYSTPFWREQGLSGGSLDYSAMVSETADSSAPEGYGTAGVLTGFLYTDQARAASLLPAQERRQRILAEMATRFGDKALTPDRVIEMNWSTQVWTRGCYGGYLAPGATALFKSAVRDPIGPLHWAGTETSPEWPTFIEGAIRSGERAAAAIVTPAAATAVGTARAGATVAG; translated from the coding sequence ATGACCGACACCGACCCGTCCCTGCCGGCCGACGTTTCGAGACGTGAGTTCCTGAAAGTCGGCGGCGTTGCTGCCGCTGCGGGCCTGGTGGGCACCGCCTGCACGGCGCCGCCAAACGCGGGCGGGACTGTTGCCGCGACGGACAGTACCGCCCCGGAGTCCGGCCCCCGCCGCCAGTCAGTCTCGGTCGACGTATGCGTGGTCGGCGCCGGCTTTGCCGGCCTCGCGGCTGCGCATGCGGTCAAGGCAGCCGGCAAGACGGTGCTCGTCCTCGAGGCGCGCGATCGAGTCGGCGGCCGGACGCTGACCATCCAGCTGCCCGGCGGTGGCTGGGTCGACGAGGGTGGCCAGTGGGCGGGCGCGGGGCACGACCGCTTCTACCACTGGATCAAGGCGACGGGCAAGACGACCTATCCCAGCCCGAACTTCGGCGAGTCGATCGTCTACGGCCCCGCGCTCAAGCAGCACCAACGCGTCGGCGACGATTGGTCGGTACTGCCCGGCTACGCTCGCGTCGAAGCGATCAAGACCAGACTGCAGGGGATGGCCGATTCGCTCGACCCCGCCGCGCCCTGGTCGCATCCTGAGGCCCGTGCCTGGGATGGCATCACGCTGGCCCAGTGGCTCGCGCAGAACGTCAGGGAGCCGAACATCCGCGACTTTCTCGTCGCCGACATGTCGTACGCCTGCGCCAGTCCCGAGCAGATCTCGGTGCTGTCATTCCTCTCGCTGGTCAAGCAGTGCGTCAGCTTCGACAAGCTGAACGGGTTCGAGGATGCTGCGCAGCAGGATCGCGTCGTGGGCGGTGTTCAGCCGGTTGCAACCGGCATGGCGGACCTGCTTGGCGCCAGCAACATCCGGCTCAGGAATCCGGTGCGCCGAGTCCGTTGGAGCGAAACCGAGGCTACGGTCAGCACCGACGCGGTCGATGTCAAAGCGCGCCACGTCATCTTCGCGGGGCCACCCTCGCTGATGGGCGCGATCGAGTTCGCGCCGTCGCTTCCGTTGGCCCGGGCGCAGATTACGCAGCATTGGCCGCAGGGGCTCGTCATCAAAGTCGGCATGGTCTACAGCACCCCGTTCTGGCGCGAGCAGGGTCTGAGCGGCGGGTCGCTGGACTACTCCGCGATGGTGTCCGAAACCGCCGACAGCAGCGCGCCGGAGGGCTACGGCACTGCCGGCGTGTTGACCGGGTTCCTCTACACCGATCAGGCGCGCGCCGCCTCACTGCTGCCTGCGCAGGAGCGGCGGCAGCGGATCCTGGCCGAGATGGCGACCCGGTTCGGCGACAAGGCCCTGACGCCGGATCGCGTCATCGAGATGAACTGGTCCACCCAGGTATGGACGCGGGGCTGCTACGGCGGCTATCTCGCTCCGGGGGCCACGGCGTTGTTCAAGTCTGCCGTGCGCGATCCGATCGGTCCGCTGCATTGGGCCGGCACCGAGACCTCGCCGGAGTGGCCCACCTTCATCGAAGGCGCCATCCGCTCCGGCGAGCGGGCTGCGGCAGCAATCGTAACCCCGGCTGCCGCCACGGCGGTCGGCACGGCTCGGGCGGGGGCGACCGTGGCAGGCTAG